AATAGCTTCAGCTGGTGGCTGTAAACCCATGCCGGTAATGCCAAAAATCACCATCGGGATAGAAGGTGGAATCACTACTCCCAACCCACCCGACGAGGCGGTAATCGCTGAGGCATAGCTTCGGTTATAGCCGCGATTAGTCATGGCCGGAATCATCAGCATTCCTACCGCCGCAGTAGTGGCAGGGCCAGAACCAGAAATAGCACCAAAAAACATACAGGCAAAGACAGTGGCCGCACCTAAGCCACCCGTCATCGGACCGGCAAAGGCTTCAGCAATATCGACCAAGCGTTTAGAAATACCTGCTGCCTCCATTAACGCCCCCGCTAAAATAAACGCAGGCAACGCCATCAATGGGAACGAGCCCACAGAAGTAAAGGCCATCTGAACAAAAGCCAGTGGATTTTCACCCAAGGCCAAATAAGCGGCTAAGGCAGCTACCGCGAGTGACACGGCGATGGGCGCACCCAACACCAAGAGTAAAAAGAACGCGCCAAACAAGACGCTGATCAGTGTGGTTTCCATGATTATTTTTCCCCGATGACCTGGTGTTGTTGTTCTTGATCTTCGCCTTTCATCAGGCTGTCGAGTGCTTTTGCTTCAGGGTCAATAAGCTCTACTTTTTTCACAAAACGCAGATAATTATTTTGGATAATCCGCAGGGTCATAGCGGTAAAGGCTATCGGCAAAATAAAGTAGAAATACTTCATGGGAATTCCCATCGTCTGGGACTTCCAAAACAGATTCATTTTGTTAAAAACGAAGTCGTAACTTAAGTAAACGAAGAAGGCGTTAAAGCCAATCCAGACGATATCGGTCAAGACCGCACAGAAGGTCCCCACCCATCGCGGCAACCACTTAAACTGAAACAGTACGCGGTTATGGGCTGACATTTTGGTGGCATAAACAGCGCCTAAATAGGCAAACCACACAAATGCATAGGTCGCTAATTCATCCCCCCAAGGAATGGAGTAGCTAAATAAGTTTCTCAGTATGATCTGCAGAAACAGCAACACGACAAAGGTTACCAAGAGCAACTGACACAGCACGCTCTCAAAATTATCAATTAATTTGAATAGAAAGTTTTTCATCAACATCACCTGACAAGAAAGACTCCACAACCAACAGCCCCCCGCACGACACAGGCGGACTGTTGATACAACATGAAACGCGTCTAGTTACTTCTCAGGGGCAGGGTCACGGCCTAGCGTACTTAACACACGGTCAAGTTTGTCTTTACCACCAATGCTTTTATAAAATTTCGGCCAGATTTTAGTGGCTTGAGCAATCCACTCACTCTCATTATCTTTGGGCTGCACAATGGTCATGCCACGCTCTTCAACCAGGCTCTTTTTAATCGCCTGCTCTTTGGCTTGTAAATAAGCATAACTGTGTTCAGTTGCTGCTTTACCTGCCTCGATTACCGTTGTTTGCATCTCAGGGCTTAAGCTTTGAAAAACACCTTCACCCATAACCAATGGCTCTAATGAAAACACATAGCAGCTATCTGTGATGTACTTTTGCACTTCATAGAATTTCATCGCGTCTATCGTGATGTAAGGATTATCTTGGCCATGTACTACCCCCTGCTGTAAGGCGGTAAAGGTTTCCGACCAGGCCATCGGCGTTGGGTTAACACCCCATGCTTGATAAGAGCCGATCATAATTCCATTCTTGGGCACACGAATCACTAATCCCTTAAGATCAGCTGGCGACTCAACCGCGCGTACTGAGTTGGTCAAACGCCGGCACCCTGAATAGGCCCAACCTAAAATTCGTACACCTGCATCACGGATAGTGTCATCAGCCAGTTGCTTACCAATTTCACCTTGGGTGAGCAATTTGGCATCTTCGGCACCATGAATCACATAAGGCAGTGTCAAAACACCGACATTGGGTGAAAAGGGCGTGATGTTATTAACTGCCAGAATAGAGAAATCCAGCAAACCCATGCTGGCATTATTAATAGTGTCTTCTTCACTGCCTAACTGGCCGTTAGGAAATAAATTAATTTTGTATTTGCCGTCCGTACGCTTTTCAATTTCCTCAGCAAAGCTTTTACCTAATTCATACTGAGTTCCACCGGCTGCATCACCAATGGCCATTTTCCAAGTTGCAGCTAGGCTGTTAGCACTAAAAGCTACGCACGCAGCGGATATAACAACAGAAAGTGCTCGTTTGTAAGTTCGCATATTGGTTATCCTATTTTTGTTATTGTTTTGTAGGGGTTTAGCAGCAATCAATCGCCTGCTTTTGCCCTAGCACTAAGTGCTTGTTATTGCTAATACGGCATTTATTGTTACTTACGCCTCTTTTTTACCCACTCTGCTACGCATTCAATAGAGCCAACTACTGACCTTGTGTTGGGCCAGTATTGTTAGGCAATTGCTGAAGCTTCCTACTACCTACTGACTAAGCGAGCCAACCGCTAACTATGCCATACTCTGGTGCCTCAAATTTCTCCAAAGCCGTTCAGAGTTTTTTGTCCCATGCTACTTTTTCATCTAGATTCAAAACTGCCAGAAACCTTGCAGCGACAGCTCTACAAGAAAATTGCTAATGCAATTTTGGATGGTCAAATTCCTTTAGATAAAGCCTTGCCTTCAAGCCGCAAACTGGCCAGTGAGTTAAATGTTGCACGCAACACTGTGGTTTTGGTGTATGAGCAATTATTAGATGACGGTTACCTGCTAGCCAAAAGTCGTAGCGGTTTTTTTGTCAATGCCGACATTTTACAAGGCCATGCACAACAACAATCAGGCGCCAAAAACACACAGGGACAGCCGATCGCTTGGGAAAACTTGCTGAGTATTCGCCCTTCCTTGCAACACAACATTCGTAAACCCAAAGATTGGTACAACTACGAATTTCCTTTTTTATATGGCCAACTGGATCCAACCCTATTTCCCACGCAACACTGGCGCGAATGCAGCCGTGATGCGATGAATGTGCAAAACATTCGCAGCTGGTCAATTGATCACTTTGATGAGGATGATCCATTACTGGTGGAGCAAATCCGCACACGCTTATTACCCCGACGCGGTGTCTGGGCTAAAGCTGAGCAAATTTTAATTACTGTCGGCACGCAACAAGCGTTATGGATGACCGCGCAATTATTACTTAAACCTAATCGACGTTTTGGCATGGAAAATCCAGGCTACGTTGACATGTACAATATTGCGCGCTTATTTACTGACAATATTCAATTACTAACGGTAGATGAACAAGGCATGCAGCCAGAGTTAATCGCTGCAGATTGTCAGCTAGTCTATGTCACACCAAGTCATCAAAGCCCGACCAATGTCACTATGCCGCTCAAGCGTCGCCGGCAATTATTGGAACTGGCTGAAAAAAACAATTTTCTGATTATTGAAGATGACTACAACAGCGAAACCAACTATGAAAGCAACCCGACTCCGGCGCTAAAAAGCTTAGATCAGAATGATCGGGTCATTTATATGGGCAGTCTTTCTAAGACCCTGGCCCCAGGCTTAAGGCTAGGCTACATGGTGGCCCATCCCACCTTGATTCAAGAAATTCGCGCGATGAGACGCTTAATGCTACGCCATCCTCCAGCCAATAATCAGCGCACCTTAGCGCTGTTTATTGAGCGCGGTTACCACGACGTGCTGTTACGTCATGTCCATCGAGTCTTAAAAGAACGCTGGAAGTGCATGAGTGAGGCGCTACAACGCCATCTGCCACAATTTAGTACAGCTTCCAATGTCGGGGGAACGAGCTTTTGGTTAAAAGCACCCGAAGGCTTAGATTTTCGCAAACTTCAGGCCTTAGCCCGTAAACACAGCATTTTGATTGAGTGTGGTGATATTCATCACTTTGCTCAAGGCGAGCATGAGTATCTACGGCTAGGATTTACCGCGATTCCAGCAGAAAAAATTGAGCCAGGCTTAACATGCTTGGCTCAATTAATTCCTTTAGCGATGACTAAACGTCAGTCCTAGGGTTAGGGGCGTTCGTCTTTTAGATGATACCAACGATAGAGAAAACTCTGCCCCATTCGTCTAAAAGGCGCAAACATTTGTGACTCAACCATCTCTTTTACATTAGGGAAAGGTAATTTCGAGTTAAAAATAGGCAAACTCATATCAATTCTATCGCCTGCAATTAACTGCGCTAAGCGCTTACCCGCCTGAGCTGAATACATAACGCCATTACCACCATAACCTAGGGCGTAATAAATCGTCTGCTTAGGATCTGGCTGGAAGATACGCGGCATCATATCGTGACTGACATCCACCCAACCCCACCACGAGTAATCAATCTCAACCCCTTGCAACGCAGGAAATTTACGATGCAAATCGTTAATCAGCATGTTTTTGTATTTGGCTTGCGGCGCATCTAACCCAGTAATTGCACTGCGGCTACCAATTTGCAAACGATTATCTGGCAGTAACCGATAATAGTGCCGCAAAATGCGAGTATCGGTAATAACCTGACGAGTACGCATATTACAGGCTTCAATTTCAGCGTCCGTCAGCACCCGTGTGACCACAGAGTTGGATAACACCGGCAACAAACGATTCTTCAATTGGCTGTGTAACCCTTGCGAAGTATAGCCGCCCGTCGCCATTCCTACTGAACGCGCCTTCACTACGCCACCTGGGGTTTTTAAGTAATGTATACCATCGCGGGTTTCCCAGCCCTGCACTGGACTAGCTGGGTGAATTTTCACTCCTAGTGCCCGCGCTTTACGATGATAACCAAAAGCTAATTTACCAGCGTGAATTCCAATACCTTCTGGCTCATGCATCGCCCCTGCTGCTTCCTGATCACCTATCCAGTCTCGTTTAACAGTGTCAGCATCTAGGATCTGCGCATCATAATTGAAGGTTTCGCGCAGCAGTTTTGCCTCTTTCTCAAGAATTGGCATTTGTCGATCACGGTGGGCCACATATAAGTGCCCACCCGGCTGCGGTTCGCAATCAATATCTTTAATTAACTGCTTAAAGGTTTCCATGCCATCTAAGCATTCTTGGTGCAGTTTATGCGCAATATCTAAACCATAGCGATCAATCCACTGCGAGCGTTTGAGTCGTCCGGTGGCACATTGCGCTTGCCCGCCATTACGTGTAGAACAACCCCAGCTTACACGGTTGGCCTCTAATACCGTGGCTTTAATACCATAATTTTCAGCCAAGAAAATTGCCGCAGTTAAGCCAGTAAAGCCGGATCCTACAATCACTACATCGGCTTCTAGGTCGCCTTGCACAGGGCCATCATCCGCAGGTGGCTCACCTGCAGTACCAATCCAGTAGGTCGGCGCATAGTCGCGGCCACGGCCGGGCGTTTTGCTAGTCAGGGGATCATAAGCCGGATCATACGGCTGCATCGGAGCGGTACTACGTTGCTCCGCAGCTTGCTCCCTTTGCTTATTTAGTTCTACAGTCATGACGGTTTCCTCGTGATCGTTACTATTAACTTCTGCTTTAGCAATCAGGCATTAATAGGCGGACGATTCTTACGAAACGCATTTTTAATCGCGATTTTTCCATCACGGAAAGTCAAGACATCAATCATGCGTGCTTCAGTACGTAAACCATCAAGCGTGGTGCCCTTATACGTGGTTTCCATAAAGCCTTTATCACCAATTACGTAGTACTCACCATCCACCCAGCACGCGTCGGGTGCATTTTTCCATGCATTGGATAAGCCCACACGCACGGCTTCCGGTCCAACAAAGCTGGTGCCCTGTAACTCACTGCCCGCCACGCCGTTAAATACGCAGTCATCGGTCATCATTTCGAGTAAGGCATCAATATCATGGCGGTTAAGGGCATCGCCGAAGGCTTTTAAGAACGCAACATCTGGTTGGCTCATAGTGAACTCCACTTATTTAATCAGTTTGTAATTATTATTCACGCCCAATCGCTGGAAACGTGTGCAGTGCAGTCTACGACAAGCTATTGAGCTGGCATTAGCGCCAGTTATCAGTGTTTGTTTGGGCCAGTATTTTGCATTTTATGCCGTATAAGACAGCCACAAACAACAACTTATTCTATTTTATGAAACACAAGGTTCCGCTTTTAATAAAATTAAAGATAGGTTAAGCTCAAATTCTAATAAAAACCAATTCTGCCCACCGAGGAGCAAACATGTCAGATTTATTAAGTAGCAAACCAGATACCCTACGTTCGGCACGTGAACTCTTCGGCATTGATAGCGACTTAATGGTCCCCGTCTTTAGCGAGCCTAATGAGTATGTGCCTGAAATTGATCCGGCCTATCGCTTTAATCCAGATGTTACCTTAGCTATTTTGGCGGGCTTTACACGCAATCGTCGGGTCATGGTGCAAGGACTACATGGCACCGGCAAATCAACCCATATTGAGCAAATTGCCGCCCGTCTTAATTGGCCTTGCTTACGGGTCAACTTAGACGGCCATATCAGCCGCCTAGACTTAGTTGGCAAAGATGCCATTGTGGTCAGAGAGGGAGTACAGGTCACCGAGTTCCAAGAAGGTATAGTGCCTTGGTCGTTACAGCGTCCTATAGCTTTAATTTTTGACGAGTACGATGCCGGCCGGCCTGACGTTATGTTTGTGATCCAGCGAATTTTAGAGCGCGATGGACACTTTTCGCTGCTTGATCAAAATAAAGTTATCCATCCTCACCCCTATTTCCGCCTGTTCGCCACCGCTAACACCGTTGGCTTAGGCAACCTATCTGGGATGTACCAAGGCACTCAAGTACTCAACCATGCACAAATTGACCGCTGGAATATTGTGGCCAAGCTAGATTATTTAAAACCAGAGGAAGAGGCAGCCATTGTGTTAGCCCGAGTGCCTGAAAAAAACACTGAGCAAGGTCGCAAATTGATTGATGCGATGGTGAGCGTAGCCGCTTTAACCCGCAAAGGCTTTGCTGTAGGCGATATTTCAACCTTAATGTCTCCCCGCACGGTGATCACCTGGGCTGAAAACTGCGAAATTTTTCATGATCCAGCGCTTGCCTTCCGCCTCTCTTTTTTAAACAAATGTGATGATAGTGAACGACAAATTGTCGCCGAATATTATCAACGCGCCTTTAATCAAGAACTTGATGAATCCTACGCCAGTGAGCAACTTGCACCATGACCCACACCAGCGCCCAACAACAAGCTCGGCGCCAACAGCAGGTCGAAGCGCTGTGTGCTGCCAGCATCCGTGCCATTAGTGGCTTACCTGAACTTAATTTTCGGGGCAAAGTACTGCATCTAGGTGAAGTACGATTGCCCTTGCATGCTCCCCATCATCGGATCGATACAGCAATATCAGCCTTTGATGACTGCCGCGCAGCAGCCGATGCTCTGGCGGTACGCTTACTGTTCACCGATGAGGCATTACATCGCCAACACTGCCCTAGCCCGCCGATTGCCCGACTGGTCTTTGAACTACTTGAACAATTACGCGTAGAAACCTTGGTACCAGAATCATTAACTGGAATCGCCAGTAATCTTAAGCAGCGCTTTATCCGCTGGTCGCAAGATTTTCACCGTTCTGGACATACCGAAGGCAGCACCGGAATTTTGCTATATACCGTCGCGCAAATGTGTTGGGCGAGACTCAATGCATGGCAAGTATTAGAAGAAACCGAAGACTTTATTGAAAGTACTCGTTTCTCTTTGGCGGCATTGATTGGTACCGCCTTAGCGGGTTTACGCCGCACTCGCCAGCAACAGGCTGACTTTATTCCCCACGCTCTGGCCATTGCCGAGCTTGTTAATCAGCTAATTGAAGCCCAGCGAGCAGCCCACGCTGCAGAAGACGCAGAAGCCAATGAAGAAGAGCAAGCTACGCAAAAAGGCTTTGCTTTACTACTTGATTTTGATCAAGGCGATGATGACGAAGGCTTTGCCAACGCCCGTAGCGGCACCAGTAAAGCCTTTGCTGAAAGCCAGCAGGGCTACGCGGTATTTACCACAGCCTATGACCGTGAATTGCATGCAGCTCAGTTAATGCGTCCCGCACTGCTTGATGAATATCGCGATCGCTTAGACCGAGGCATTGCCGAGCAAAATATCAATGTCCCACGCCTAGCGCGTCAATTAAGTGCTGTGCTAGCTAACCCACAGCGTGATGACTGGCTCTATGGTGAAGAAGAAGGTCGCATTGATGGGCGCCGCTTAGCACAATTAGTTAGCTCGCCTACTGAGCGCCGCCTATTTTATCAAGAACGTTATCAGCCAGTCGCTGACTGTGTGGTGAGCATCTTGCTTGATTGCTCTGGCTCTATGCGCCATCAAATTGAACCCGTGGCGATGCTTGCCGACTGCCTAATTCGCGCCTTAGATATGATTGGTGCTAGCAGTGAACTCTTAGGGTTTACTACCAATGCGTGGAATGGCGGTAAAGCGCATAAAGACTGGTTACGCCAAGGACGTCCTGTGTATCCAGGACGGTTGAATGAAGTCTGTCACTTTATTTTTAAAGAGGCAGACCGTGGTTGGCGCCGATCCCGCCGAGAAATTGCGGCCTTACTCAAGGGCGATTTATTTCGTGAAGGGATCGATGGAGAAGCCGTAGACTGGGCCTGTAATCGACTCTTGGCGCGCAGTGAAAACCGAAAAATCCTCATCGTGATTTCTGACGGTAGTCCAGCCGACAGTGCGACCAATCTCACTAACGATGCTTATTATTTAGATAATCATCTTAAAGAGGTACTTGCGCGCCGTGAACGACAGGCAGAAGTCGATATTTTAGGATTAGGTGTAGGCTTGGATTTGAGCCCATTTTATAGACACTGTATTGCTACCGATATGTCGCAAGTTTTAGATAACCACCTATTCGATGAAATTGTGCAGTTAATTAACCACCGTAAACGACGTTAAGCACCCGCAAATTTCCCCCTCGGTTGACCCAACCTAGCAATACCAGGAGCGTCTGTATGGCAAAAACCCACGTAGTCCACCAATTTGGCATGGGCACTTCCATTCGTAGTAGCAACTATACCGAAGCTTGTGCACGGGGCATTCGTGATGCGTTATGGCATAACTCACTGAATGTTGCCGAAGCTTTTGGTTTTCCACGTGAAGCCATGTTAATTGACGTTGAAATTGGCGTACAGCAACCCGAGCAGGTTGATGTAAGTGCCTTAGTCAAAATTTTCCCTTACGGCCAGCCTAGCATTCGCGTGGTTAAAGGCGGACTCGATATTGAAAAGCCCGATGGCAGCAGCAAAAGTGTAATCGCTAATGTGGCATTAATTGTGTCATTTGATATGGAGCCTGCATAATGAGCGAACAACGTATTATTTTAGAGATGGGCAGCAGTAACTCACTGTATGCACAAGACTATACCAAGGCGGCCTGCCGCGCAGTGCAAGATGCTTTACGGCATTCCTCTTTAGTACTTTTTTCTTCTCTAGGTTACGATCATCGTCAAATGCGCGTAGAGGTAACAATTGGGGTACAGCAACCTGAGCAAGTTGATACCCAAGTCGTGGCGGCAGAACTGCCCCGCGGCCGAGCAGAAGTTAAAGTCGTGCATGGTGGTTTAAACGTGCATGATCCAGCCAGTAATCATACCCATGTCATAGCCACTGCCGCAGTAGCTGCCTTTCTACCAATTCAGAGCGCAGCTTGGCGTTTATCTGAATCGGTTAATTAAGCCACGCGCTTGCGTGATCTCAGCGGTGTTTGTTCAAGATAAACACCGCTGCCAGTATTTAACTATCAAGCATCTGCTGGCTAACGCCAGCTATGATCAACGACAGTCCAATTAACAATAAAACTAAGCACACCAAGCGGCGCATCGCCTGTACCGAGAGTGGAGGTGCCCACCTTCGCCCTAGCCAAGTACCAATCACCACAGCAGGCAATGCCCAAGCAGTTAACAACACAATGTCAGTAGTCATCTGCCCTGTACTAATGACTAATCCAGTACGAGCGCCCGAAGCCAAACCAAATAACAGCAGTAATGTATGACGGATACAATTAATTGCTAATGGCTGCCGATAATAATGATAAATCAATGGCGGGCCGGCAATTTCAAATAATCCACCAAACAAACCCGAGACGCTGCCAAAGAGCGTAAAACTGCGCGGACTTGATATTTTTTGCTGATAGCGCGGCTTAATCAGTAAAGCCAAACCACCATAGACAATAACTACCCCTAGCAACATTTGCATCGCCACCGAAGCACTTACACTGAGGTAATTCAGCAGCCATACCCCAAGCACTAAACTTGGCAGTAGACCAAGCAATACTGCTAATACCGTTGGCCAATTCACGAAATGCAGACGCCCGGGCAAGGCAATGGCACAGTTGACTAAAGTCATTAGGCTGATAACTGCTACCACTGACGTCATCGGCAAAACCCCCATGCCTCCTACCAACCCCATCACTAACATGCCTAAGCCAAAACCCGTCACTGTTTGAAAATACCCAGCGAAGCCTGCAATCAGCAAAAAGACCCAAGGGACTTCAAAACTAACATTGATCAATTTGTTTCACCTTTACTCGGGGACAGCCCAGCTCTTAATAGCTTAACGACAACCCAATTAAAAACCCCCAGCATAGCTGGGGGTTTTAAGGATCAGTGTCACATGTTATTGCAAGACTGGCTTAAACGTAGTCTTTGTATTTTTCCAGCAAACGCACAGGTTTTTTCAGCGCATCGCGGCGGAATGGATCGCCTAGCTCACGCGTACACATTACCTCGATAATTGTGGTTTTACCCTCATTCATTTGCATGTTGATCGCTTTTTTCAACGCTGGTCCAACGTCTTCTAAGCGGTCAATTGTCATACCTTCGGCTCCCATCGAACGTGCGATTTCGGCAAAGCTTTGGTTTTCTAGCTCACCGGCAACAAAGCGGCGGTTATAGAACTCGACTTGGTTTTTCTTCTCAGCACCCCACTGACGGTTATGGAATACCACTACCGTAACTGGAATATCGTGACGCACTGCAGTCATGGTTTCCATTAAGCTCATACCCCAAGCACCATCACCTGTGTAAGCAATCGCAGGGCGATCAGGTGCTGCTACTTTCGCTCCCATAATCGTTGGGAAGGCATAACCACAGTTACCAAAACTCATAGGAGCAAAGAAACTACGTGGCTTTTCAAAGCGTAAGTAACTATGGGCAACGGCGTTAATATTACCGATATCGGTAGATACCATGACGTTTTCTGGCATCGCTTTTTCTAACTCGCGCAATACTTGACGTGGGTGCAAGTAGGAACCGCCAGAGAACGGTGTCTCATTTTTCGCTTCTTCGATTGCATCCAAGCTAAATGGATCCGTTTCATGGGTCCACTCATCTAATTCTTTCTCCCATGCCGCTTTCTCGCTAGCGATTAACTCGGCACGCTCTTCACGGTTAGCATCACAGGCTAGTTCACGACCTTTTAGGCGATCAACCAGTGCTACTGCAGCTTCTTTGGCATCACCACACACACCCACTGCAATTTTCTTCACCAGACCCAGCATTTTATGGTCAGCATCGATCTGAATAATCTTCGCATCTTTCGGCCAATAGTCCATGCCGTGCTGCGGTAGAGTACCGAATGGACCAAGACGTGTTCCTAAAGCCAAGACTACGTCTGCTTTAGCCATTAACTTCATACCTGCTTTAGAACCTTGGTAACCTAGTGGACCTGCCCATAAGGGGTGACTTGCAGGGAATGAGTCGTTATGTTGGTAGCTGTTCACTACGGGTGCACCAAGGCGCTCAGCTAGTGCTTTACACTCATCCACACCATCAGCCATCACCACACCACCCCCTGAAATAATGACAGGGAAACGTGCATTGGCTAACAACTCAGCTGCTTCATCCAAACTTTTAGTACCACCAGGACCACGATCTAAACGCGCTGGTTTTGGAATCTCAGCTTCAATTTCGCCATAGAAGTAGTCACGTGGAATGTTCAACTGAGTCGGACCAATTTCTGACATTGCGCGATCAAAGCAACGGCCAGTGAATTCAGCAATACGTGCTGGATGCGTCACATGACCTTGATACTTTACAAACTCTTGGAACATCGGCAGCTGATTACACTCTTGGAATCCACCTAAACCAATACCCGTTGTGCCCGTTTCTGGAGTAATAATTACTACTGGACTATGGGCCCAGAAAGCCGCAGCAATACCCGTCACACTGTTAGAAATACCTGGACCATTTTGGCCAATTAATACGCCGTGACGGCCTGAAACACGCGCATAACCATCCGCCATGTGGGCTGAGCCTTGCTCATGAACTACGGGAATTAAGCGGATACCTGCTGGTGCGAAAATATCCATCGCATCCATGAAAGCCGACCCCATAATACCGAACATTTCGGTCACGCCATTAGCCACCAGCGTTTCAACAAAAGCCTCTGAAGGCGTCATTTTTTGTTTGCCTTCAACTACTTGCCGTGTATCAGTTGCCTGACGAACATTTGAATTGTTTTTATTATTGCTCATGCGTTAACTCCAAGATAGCCACTGGGTTTATCGTAAGAAAATTCACTTTATCGCTCATTTCATTCCGAAAAACGGAACATGTATGCAATCTAGCCTGAACCGTAACGTCAGTCAACCGTAATTCTATAAAACAATACAAATTGCATTATTTTTTGAAATAAAACATAATTCTAAGCATTACGAGGACATCACTATGAGCAGTATAAAATCTGGTGAAAACCGCTTGGATGGTGGTACACCAACCCAGCGTTTATTAGCCTTATTAGAAGTTATTTCAGAAAAAGATCAATTTGTGACATTACAAGGACTGGTTGAAGAAACAGGCATCCCCAAACCCACTATGCATCGCATGCTGCAACAGCTAGAAAGCTCTGGCATGCTGCAGCGTGAAGCCGATGGCAGGCACTATAGCCGTGCCGTGCGCTTACGCCGCCTAGCAGAAAACTTACTTCTCAATGACACCATTGGTGGTGCACGACATGCCATTCTTAAGTCGTTAGTCGAAGAAATTGGTGAAACATGCAATATCACCGCGTTATCTGGCGGCGAAGTACTGTATCTGGATCGGGTAGAAACCCCTGCACCCTTACGTTTTTACTTACATCCAGGTTCTCGGGTCCCTGTGCACTGTTCTGCAAGTGGCAAACTCTTTTTAGCGCAAATGGCACCCGCCCAGCGTCGCCGTTTACTGGCCGATATTCCATTAAAGCAGTTTACTTACAATACCTTGACTGACCATCAGGCATTAGAGCAAGAAATCGAAACAGTTAAACAACAAGGCTATGCTTTTGATGATGAGGAATTTTTGCCAGGCCTGCTCTGCATTGCTGTGCTAGCAACTAACCCCAATGGCGTCTCTAATATTGGCGTTGCGATGCAAGCACCCATTATGCGTGTAAACCGCGAACAAGCACTGAGTTTCTTACCTGCACTCCAACGGGCAGCCGATGCTATCGCAGCCATCTGCCAAGAAGGCATGCCCAGCGATAAATAATGGCAACTCGATCGATACTCATAACGCTGCATAGTATCGATCGAAAATGATTGTTTAGAGGGTAAGGCGAGGTTAAACATTGTGTTAAAACGCCAAACCTACGGCCTACTTGGGCTTTTGTAAAATGAGCTGTACCACCTCTGCCAAGCCAGTATGCCCAGTACCTTCAATCACCTCACGCTGTATTTCTTGCCCTAAAATCACTTTAAAGCCTGGGAAGTCTTGTAATAACTCATCCAAACTAAACAGCATATCTAAGTTATTAGGACCACCAGTGCCACGCCCTAGCTGCTGCTTACTGTAGCCCTCTAGTAACAACACGCCACCAGGGCGCAAAGCCTTAGCTAATCGATGATGCAAGGTACGTCGCAACTGACTGGGTAAATGAGCAAAAATAGATACCA
The sequence above is a segment of the Thiopseudomonas alkaliphila genome. Coding sequences within it:
- a CDS encoding class I SAM-dependent methyltransferase produces the protein MWDQRYAGEAYVYGQTANTFLQQHITDLTGPVLSVAEGEGRNAVFLAQHGLEVVGIDSSAVGLAKAQRLAKSKKVIITTVQADLAEYQPAVNYFASVVSIFAHLPSQLRRTLHHRLAKALRPGGVLLLEGYSKQQLGRGTGGPNNLDMLFSLDELLQDFPGFKVILGQEIQREVIEGTGHTGLAEVVQLILQKPK